One window of bacterium genomic DNA carries:
- a CDS encoding 4Fe-4S dicluster domain-containing protein, with protein MKYIIKVNKERCKSCRLCIEICPSGVFTLSENFNCMGYHYVEVVNGKNCIGCKRCVIICPDVAIEIYKNKKKEEI; from the coding sequence ATGAAATATATTATAAAAGTAAATAAAGAAAGATGTAAAAGTTGCAGATTATGTATAGAAATATGTCCTTCTGGTGTTTTTACTCTATCAGAAAATTTTAATTGTATGGGCTATCATTATGTTGAAGTTGTAAATGGAAAAAATTGTATTGGTTGTAAAAGGTGTGTTATAATTTGTCCAGATGTTGCAATTGAGATATATAAAAACAAAAAAAAGGAGGAGATATGA
- a CDS encoding UDP-glucose/GDP-mannose dehydrogenase family protein, translating into MRNIGIIGAGHVGLTTGACFSKLGNKVICCDNDVEKVKKLKNLIMPFYEPGLEEIVKEGVEKNLLTFTDSIYETVENSEIIFIAVGTPPTEEGKADLSYVENVTVEIAKSLTEMKKKKVDEKIYRLIVEKSTVPVLTSEWVKKTLELLTPTGTEFDIAANPEFLREGSAVNDFFYPDRIIIGVESEKGKKIFEEIYAPIKCPRIFTDIKSAELIKHASNSFLALKISYINAIANICEKVGADVDVVAEGMGLDKRIGKEFLKAGVGYGGSCFPKDVSAFIHICEELGYPFDLLKEVQKINHQQRLLIIKKAKELLWNLKDKTIGIFGLSFKPKTDDIRESPAIEIINLLKKENAKLKCCDPKAIENMKKIFPDLFYSEDPYETANGCHLLIFLTEWEIFKNLDWKKIKEIMKMPYIIDGRNFLDYKNLRNIGFVYRGIGRKNE; encoded by the coding sequence ATGAGAAATATTGGAATAATTGGTGCTGGTCATGTTGGACTTACTACAGGTGCGTGCTTTTCAAAACTTGGAAATAAAGTTATATGCTGTGATAATGATGTTGAAAAAGTTAAAAAACTTAAAAATTTGATAATGCCTTTCTATGAACCAGGTCTTGAAGAAATTGTTAAAGAAGGAGTTGAAAAAAATCTGTTAACCTTCACTGACTCAATTTATGAAACTGTTGAAAATTCAGAAATAATATTCATAGCAGTTGGAACTCCACCAACAGAAGAAGGAAAAGCAGATTTATCTTATGTAGAAAATGTTACTGTTGAAATAGCAAAATCACTTACAGAAATGAAAAAGAAAAAGGTTGATGAAAAAATTTATAGATTAATTGTAGAAAAAAGTACTGTTCCTGTTCTGACAAGTGAATGGGTAAAAAAAACACTGGAATTATTAACTCCAACAGGAACTGAATTTGATATTGCTGCAAATCCAGAATTTTTAAGAGAAGGCAGTGCTGTAAATGATTTTTTCTATCCTGATAGAATTATAATAGGTGTTGAAAGTGAAAAAGGAAAAAAAATATTTGAGGAAATATATGCTCCAATAAAATGTCCCAGAATTTTTACTGATATAAAAAGTGCAGAATTGATTAAACATGCTTCAAATTCTTTCCTTGCTTTAAAAATTTCTTATATAAATGCTATAGCAAATATCTGTGAAAAAGTAGGTGCTGATGTTGATGTAGTTGCAGAAGGGATGGGACTTGACAAAAGAATAGGTAAAGAATTTTTAAAAGCAGGTGTTGGATATGGTGGAAGTTGTTTTCCAAAAGATGTTTCTGCATTTATACATATCTGTGAGGAACTTGGTTATCCCTTTGACCTTTTAAAAGAAGTCCAAAAAATAAATCATCAGCAGAGGTTACTTATAATAAAAAAAGCGAAAGAATTACTATGGAATCTAAAGGATAAAACTATAGGAATTTTCGGACTTTCTTTTAAACCCAAAACAGATGATATAAGAGAATCACCAGCAATTGAAATAATAAATTTATTAAAAAAAGAAAATGCAAAATTAAAATGTTGCGACCCAAAAGCAATTGAAAATATGAAAAAGATATTTCCTGACTTATTTTATTCAGAAGACCCTTATGAAACTGCAAATGGCTGTCATCTTTTAATTTTTTTAACAGAATGGGAAATTTTTAAAAATCTTGACTGGAAAAAAATAAAAGAAATAATGAAGATGCCTTATATAATTGATGGTAGGAACTTTCTTGATTATAAAAATTTAAGGAATATTGGATTTGTTTACAGAGGGATAGGGAGAAAAAATGAATAA
- a CDS encoding GDP-mannose 4,6-dehydratase has translation MKKIIITGGAGFIGTNLSLYLLKDKNNYVVVYDNLSRKGVLKNLEYLQSLKLKNFEFVKGDIRDYKKLNEVVKKSDIIYHLAAQVAVTKSVEDPIDDFEVNSTGTLYLLEAIRKNCPDAVLIFSSTNKVYGELSHLKLKEGKKKYFLADRKNGIDEKENLDFHSPYGCSKGTADQYIRDYYRIYGIKSVVFRQSCIYGPFQYGNEDQGWVAHFIIKAILGEKINIYGDGKQVRDILEVSDLINAYQLAIENIEECKGEIFNIGGGVRNTFSLLELIEYLEKKLNKKIEVEFFDWRPGDQKVFISNNKKLEKYTGWNVKIDKYKGVDNLIRWVNENLQIIKEVLK, from the coding sequence ATGAAAAAAATAATCATTACAGGTGGTGCTGGATTTATAGGGACAAACCTCTCATTATATTTGTTAAAAGATAAAAATAATTATGTAGTTGTCTACGATAACCTTTCAAGAAAAGGAGTTTTAAAGAATCTTGAATATTTACAATCTCTTAAATTAAAGAATTTTGAATTTGTAAAAGGAGATATAAGGGATTATAAGAAATTAAATGAAGTTGTTAAAAAATCCGATATTATTTATCATCTTGCAGCACAGGTTGCTGTTACAAAATCTGTTGAAGACCCTATTGATGACTTTGAAGTAAATTCCACTGGAACTTTATATTTACTTGAAGCAATAAGAAAAAATTGTCCTGATGCAGTTTTAATTTTCAGTTCCACAAATAAAGTATATGGAGAATTAAGTCATTTAAAATTAAAAGAGGGTAAAAAAAAGTATTTTCTGGCTGATAGAAAAAATGGAATAGATGAAAAGGAAAACCTTGATTTTCACTCTCCATACGGCTGTTCAAAAGGGACTGCTGACCAGTATATAAGGGATTACTATAGAATTTACGGAATAAAAAGTGTTGTCTTCAGGCAATCTTGTATTTATGGTCCTTTTCAGTATGGTAATGAAGACCAGGGCTGGGTTGCTCATTTTATTATCAAGGCAATTCTTGGAGAAAAAATAAATATATATGGAGATGGAAAACAGGTAAGGGATATTCTTGAAGTTTCTGACCTTATAAATGCATATCAACTGGCTATAGAAAATATTGAGGAATGTAAAGGAGAAATTTTTAATATTGGAGGTGGAGTTAGGAATACTTTCTCTTTACTTGAATTGATTGAATACCTTGAAAAAAAATTAAATAAAAAAATTGAAGTTGAATTTTTTGACTGGAGACCAGGTGACCAGAAAGTATTTATAAGTAATAATAAAAAACTTGAAAAATATACTGGCTGGAATGTAAAAATTGATAAATATAAAGGTGTTGATAACTTGATAAGATGGGTAAATGAGAACTTACAAATAATAAAAGAGGTTTTGAAATGA
- the hisG gene encoding ATP phosphoribosyltransferase, with the protein MNKLKLVLPKGSLQETTLLIFKNAGFEIYSSSRSYYLTIDDPEIECVLLRTQEIPRYVELGAFDAGIAGKDWIIENNAKVIEVCELTYSKMGFRPVKIVLAAPEKSNIKTVKDLEGKIIATELVNLTKRYLKKNRVNAKVEFSFGATEIKAGNLVDAIVEITETGSTLYSHNLKIIDVIMESTPRLIANRNSWKDKWKREKIENIALLLKGALQAEGKVGLKMNVEKKNLENIIKILPAMKKPTISTLTDKNWYAIETIIDKNKAKELIPKLKKLGAQGIVEYPLNKVII; encoded by the coding sequence GTGAATAAACTTAAACTTGTTTTACCAAAAGGGTCTTTACAGGAAACAACTTTATTGATTTTCAAAAATGCTGGTTTTGAAATATACTCAAGTTCAAGAAGTTATTATCTGACAATAGATGACCCTGAAATTGAATGTGTTTTATTAAGAACTCAGGAAATTCCCAGATATGTAGAACTTGGTGCTTTTGACGCAGGAATTGCAGGAAAGGACTGGATAATTGAAAATAATGCAAAAGTTATTGAAGTATGCGAATTGACTTATTCAAAAATGGGATTCAGACCTGTTAAAATAGTACTTGCTGCTCCTGAAAAGTCAAATATTAAAACTGTAAAAGACCTTGAAGGTAAAATTATTGCTACTGAACTGGTCAATCTAACTAAAAGGTATTTAAAGAAAAACAGAGTAAATGCTAAAGTGGAATTTTCATTTGGAGCAACTGAAATTAAAGCAGGAAATCTTGTAGATGCTATTGTTGAAATTACTGAAACAGGCTCTACTTTATATTCTCATAACTTGAAAATAATTGATGTTATTATGGAATCAACTCCAAGATTGATAGCCAATAGAAATTCATGGAAGGACAAATGGAAAAGAGAAAAAATTGAAAATATAGCATTATTATTAAAAGGTGCTTTACAGGCAGAAGGGAAAGTAGGACTAAAAATGAATGTTGAAAAAAAGAATCTTGAAAACATTATAAAAATTTTACCAGCAATGAAAAAACCGACAATATCAACTTTAACCGATAAAAACTGGTATGCTATTGAAACAATAATTGACAAAAATAAAGCAAAAGAATTAATACCAAAATTGAAAAAACTTGGTGCTCAGGGAATTGTTGAATATCCATTAAACAAAGTAATTATTTAA
- a CDS encoding amidohydrolase family protein, whose amino-acid sequence MEIEKIKEKLLEKMENLEIIDAHEHLPPERIRIEKETDVFILFSHYTHGDLLRAGMSEEQYKSLFNHEIPLEKRWKIFLPFWKKIRYTSYSKAVLLSLKKFYGFDDINDGNYYEISEKIKEFNKKGIYKKVLRDTCKIKFALTQCGTTETESEILIPLMPLNKNGEMDTLENLTKSPYNEKNRIKAIDDLIEEYKKYILKSKENGAVGFKTMAFPFGIPDRKKARDLFNRIMKGKIKKIEAPVLPPSIIGTNPIFDYVHDEIIKFVGEQNLVIAVHTGYWGDFRRLSPENFIPVLKRHPEVKFDIYHCGFPYVREALNLGKEYSNVYLNFAWTHIISQKFAIDALDECFDLIPVNKIIAFGGDYNLPVEKVYGHLVMAKEDVATVIAKRIKEKIMSFEDGFEVIKNIFFENPKNLYNLTKRN is encoded by the coding sequence ATGGAAATAGAAAAAATAAAAGAAAAATTGCTGGAAAAAATGGAAAATCTTGAAATTATTGATGCACACGAACATTTACCACCTGAAAGAATCCGAATAGAAAAAGAAACGGATGTTTTTATTCTTTTTTCTCATTATACACATGGAGACCTTTTAAGAGCAGGTATGTCAGAAGAACAATATAAATCACTCTTTAATCATGAAATACCACTTGAAAAAAGATGGAAGATTTTTTTACCTTTCTGGAAAAAAATCAGATATACTTCCTATTCAAAGGCGGTTTTACTTTCATTAAAAAAATTTTATGGATTTGATGATATAAATGATGGGAATTATTATGAAATTTCTGAAAAAATTAAAGAATTTAATAAAAAGGGAATATATAAAAAAGTTCTGCGGGATACATGTAAAATAAAATTTGCATTAACTCAATGCGGGACAACTGAAACAGAATCTGAAATTTTAATTCCACTTATGCCACTCAATAAAAATGGAGAAATGGATACATTGGAAAATTTAACAAAATCCCCGTATAATGAGAAAAACAGAATAAAAGCAATTGACGACCTTATTGAAGAATATAAAAAATATATTTTAAAATCAAAAGAAAATGGAGCAGTAGGATTTAAAACAATGGCTTTTCCTTTTGGAATTCCTGATAGAAAAAAGGCAAGAGATTTATTTAACAGAATTATGAAAGGAAAAATTAAAAAAATAGAAGCACCTGTTTTACCCCCTTCAATTATAGGAACAAATCCTATTTTTGATTATGTACATGATGAAATTATTAAGTTTGTTGGTGAACAGAATTTAGTAATTGCGGTTCATACAGGTTATTGGGGTGACTTCAGACGACTTTCTCCTGAAAATTTTATTCCTGTTTTAAAAAGACATCCAGAAGTTAAATTTGATATTTATCATTGTGGTTTTCCATATGTTAGAGAAGCACTTAATCTTGGTAAGGAATACTCAAATGTTTATCTTAATTTTGCATGGACCCATATAATTTCTCAGAAATTTGCAATTGATGCTCTGGATGAATGTTTTGATTTAATTCCTGTAAATAAAATTATTGCATTTGGTGGAGATTATAATTTACCTGTTGAAAAAGTATACGGGCATTTAGTAATGGCAAAAGAAGATGTGGCAACTGTAATAGCAAAAAGAATAAAAGAAAAAATTATGAGTTTTGAAGATGGTTTTGAAGTAATAAAAAATATCTTTTTTGAAAATCCGAAGAATCTTTATAATCTAACAAAAAGAAATTAA
- a CDS encoding tetratricopeptide repeat protein, which yields MKKYLVLTGLLLILTGCITPNLKKDIALKTYLSGLIYEDEKDNTSAIKEFEETIKKGGPDPYIYIKIGNLYMKENNYKKAKENFQKASNLNPDIPEPYFGLGLANLLEKKYKEASIYIEKGLKIKPDSSSFRLILCDIYSKLNNFNMAEHHYKILIEEYPDNYLLHYNLAKIYEAQGNYKEAEKMYLGILEKRPNFWEGYLSLGILYQKENKIEQAKEYLEKSLQFNPFNKLAYSLLAVIYYSEKNDEKTKEILLKAIERGLKEKEFYDFLGSIYMGEKNYEIAETYWVESLKIEDSSDTRFKLGVLYDKKGDFEKMEENMKKAIELNPENSFALNYLGYSYLLKDKNLNEAFEMIKKACKIEPNNGAYLDSLGWAYYKLGDYKNAKKYLEKAVKLEKDPEIYEHLGYLYFQLKDFEKSILYFSKVYEETGKKEILEMIEKVKNMLKNETTGKNKR from the coding sequence ATGAAAAAATATCTGGTATTAACAGGTTTACTTTTAATTCTTACAGGATGTATTACTCCTAATTTGAAAAAAGATATTGCTTTAAAAACATATCTTTCAGGACTTATTTATGAAGATGAAAAAGATAATACTTCTGCTATTAAAGAATTTGAAGAAACAATAAAGAAAGGAGGTCCTGACCCATATATTTACATAAAAATTGGCAACTTATATATGAAGGAAAACAATTATAAAAAGGCAAAGGAGAATTTTCAGAAAGCATCCAATTTAAATCCTGATATTCCTGAACCTTATTTTGGTCTGGGACTAGCAAATTTACTTGAAAAAAAATATAAAGAGGCTTCAATATATATTGAAAAAGGACTTAAAATAAAACCTGATAGTAGTTCTTTTAGATTGATTTTATGTGACATTTATTCAAAATTAAATAATTTCAATATGGCGGAACATCATTATAAAATTCTTATTGAAGAATATCCTGATAATTATCTTTTACATTATAATCTGGCTAAAATTTATGAAGCACAGGGAAATTACAAAGAAGCGGAAAAAATGTATTTAGGAATATTAGAAAAACGACCTAATTTCTGGGAAGGATATTTATCTCTGGGAATCCTTTATCAGAAAGAAAATAAAATAGAACAGGCAAAAGAGTATCTTGAAAAAAGTTTACAGTTTAATCCATTTAATAAACTTGCATATTCACTTCTTGCGGTTATATATTACAGCGAAAAAAATGATGAAAAAACAAAAGAAATATTATTGAAAGCAATTGAAAGAGGCCTGAAAGAAAAAGAATTTTATGATTTTCTTGGTTCAATCTATATGGGTGAAAAAAATTATGAAATTGCAGAGACATACTGGGTTGAAAGTTTAAAAATTGAAGATTCATCAGATACAAGATTTAAATTAGGCGTTTTATATGACAAAAAGGGTGATTTTGAAAAGATGGAAGAAAACATGAAAAAAGCAATAGAACTTAATCCTGAAAATTCTTTTGCTTTAAATTATCTTGGATATTCTTACCTTCTTAAAGATAAAAATCTTAATGAAGCATTTGAGATGATAAAAAAAGCATGTAAAATTGAACCCAATAATGGTGCCTATCTTGATAGTTTGGGATGGGCTTATTATAAACTCGGGGACTATAAAAATGCAAAGAAATATCTTGAAAAAGCAGTTAAACTTGAAAAAGACCCTGAAATATATGAACATCTTGGATATCTGTATTTTCAATTAAAGGACTTTGAAAAATCTATTCTTTATTTTTCAAAAGTGTATGAAGAAACTGGCAAAAAAGAAATTCTGGAAATGATTGAAAAAGTCAAGAATATGCTAAAAAATGAAACTACTGGAAAAAATAAAAGATGA
- a CDS encoding SDR family oxidoreductase, whose product MNKKILISGGAGFVGSHLCDFFVNNGYTVWCIDNFITSTKTNIKHLLNNKNFVFIEKDLIYLNEDEIKEKFDYVLHFASPASPVDYMKYPIETLKVNSIGTEKMLNIALKSKSTFLFSSTSEVYGDPLIPVQNEEYWGNVNPIGPRSVYDEGKRYGEAIVMAYHRKYKLNTKIIRIFNTYGPRMRLNDGRVIPNFIYNALNNKPLPIYGDGNQTRSFCYIDDLIRGIIKVLEVDYNLPINLGNPEEFTISQLAEKIEKIFGKKLGFEFLPPLPDDPRKRKPDITLAKKLLNWEPQIKLEEGLKKTIEYYIRLSKSS is encoded by the coding sequence ATGAATAAAAAAATTTTAATAAGTGGAGGAGCGGGTTTTGTTGGAAGTCATTTGTGTGATTTTTTTGTTAATAATGGATATACTGTCTGGTGTATTGATAACTTTATAACATCCACAAAAACAAATATAAAACATCTCTTAAATAACAAAAATTTTGTTTTTATTGAAAAGGACCTAATTTATCTTAATGAAGATGAAATAAAGGAAAAATTTGATTATGTTTTACATTTTGCAAGTCCTGCTTCACCTGTTGATTATATGAAATATCCGATTGAAACACTGAAAGTAAATTCTATTGGTACTGAAAAAATGCTTAATATTGCTTTAAAATCAAAATCTACTTTTTTATTTTCTTCTACTTCTGAAGTTTATGGAGACCCGCTTATACCTGTTCAGAATGAAGAGTACTGGGGAAATGTTAATCCAATTGGTCCGAGAAGTGTTTATGATGAAGGAAAAAGATATGGAGAGGCAATCGTTATGGCTTATCACCGTAAGTATAAGTTAAATACCAAAATAATAAGAATTTTCAATACCTATGGACCGAGAATGCGACTTAATGACGGAAGAGTTATACCGAATTTTATATATAATGCTTTAAACAATAAACCATTACCAATTTATGGAGACGGAAATCAGACAAGAAGTTTTTGTTATATTGATGATTTAATTAGAGGAATTATAAAAGTTCTTGAAGTAGATTATAATTTACCCATTAATCTCGGAAATCCTGAAGAATTTACAATAAGCCAACTTGCTGAAAAAATAGAAAAAATATTTGGCAAAAAACTTGGATTTGAATTCCTTCCACCTCTTCCAGATGACCCAAGAAAAAGAAAACCTGATATAACACTTGCAAAAAAATTACTCAACTGGGAACCACAAATTAAACTTGAAGAAGGGCTAAAAAAAACAATTGAATATTATATTCGCCTTTCTAAATCTTCATAA
- the dxs gene encoding 1-deoxy-D-xylulose-5-phosphate synthase yields MKLLEKIKDDYPLIKDLSIEQLNQLCEEIREFIIEVVSKNGGHLSSNLGTVEITVALHKVFNIPPDKIIWDVGHQSYTHKILTRYEKFETLRKYGGISGFPNPGESETDIFLVGHAGTGISSATGIKIGNDFKEKKEQIIAVIGDGSLTNGITFEGLNFLGDIKKNVKIILNDNKMSISPTKGALSYYLTKFISSPLINKPKEEFVEILKKIPALGDDILKITKELEKKTKFLIVPGVFFEKLGIRYFGPIDGHDIEKLIEILENIKEINEPVVLHVITKKGKGYSFAESDPEKFHSIGPFDIKTGNITGTQKTNSKFVGEILEKLAEKNNFFVITAAMEKGLGLENFARNYQDRFFDVGIAESNAVIIASGIAKSGMNVFVAIYSTFLQRTYDQIFHDICLQNLPVIFLVDRAGIVGEDGPTHHGIFDISFLRTIPNLKIYAPYSLETLKETIENSIYQKMPTFIRYPRDILPETINEEINEGSSVVILAVGSMALNSYFAFEKLKKEKIILSFIPVNQIKPVDEVLMKKIEKFDKIITVEENITSGGFGSYLLEIFSDRNIKKYIFRIGLPETFIEHGDRNLLLDKYGLSVEKIYEKIREFLNV; encoded by the coding sequence ATGAAACTACTGGAAAAAATAAAAGATGATTATCCCCTTATAAAAGACCTATCCATTGAACAATTAAATCAGTTATGTGAAGAAATAAGAGAATTCATTATTGAAGTGGTTTCTAAAAATGGTGGACACCTTTCATCAAATCTTGGCACAGTAGAAATAACAGTTGCTCTTCATAAGGTTTTCAATATTCCTCCAGATAAAATCATATGGGATGTAGGACATCAATCTTACACTCATAAAATTTTAACAAGATATGAAAAATTTGAAACATTGAGAAAATATGGTGGAATAAGTGGTTTCCCAAATCCAGGTGAAAGTGAGACAGATATTTTTTTAGTTGGACATGCTGGAACAGGTATTTCTTCTGCAACAGGGATTAAGATAGGAAATGATTTTAAAGAAAAAAAAGAACAAATAATTGCGGTTATAGGAGACGGTTCATTAACAAATGGTATTACTTTTGAAGGATTAAACTTTCTTGGAGATATTAAAAAGAATGTAAAAATTATTCTAAACGATAATAAAATGTCTATTTCACCAACAAAAGGAGCACTTTCTTATTATTTAACAAAATTTATAAGTTCCCCTCTCATTAATAAACCAAAAGAAGAATTTGTAGAAATTTTAAAAAAAATTCCTGCTTTAGGAGATGATATATTAAAAATAACAAAAGAACTGGAAAAGAAAACAAAATTTCTGATTGTACCTGGAGTATTTTTTGAAAAACTTGGTATAAGATATTTTGGTCCAATTGATGGCCATGATATTGAAAAGTTGATTGAAATTCTTGAAAATATAAAAGAAATTAATGAACCTGTTGTTTTACATGTTATTACAAAAAAAGGAAAGGGTTATAGTTTTGCTGAATCAGACCCTGAAAAATTTCATTCAATAGGACCTTTTGATATAAAAACAGGTAATATAACAGGAACTCAAAAAACAAATTCAAAATTTGTAGGAGAAATACTTGAAAAACTTGCAGAAAAAAATAATTTTTTTGTAATAACAGCAGCAATGGAAAAGGGACTTGGACTTGAAAATTTTGCCAGAAATTATCAGGATAGATTTTTTGATGTTGGAATTGCTGAAAGTAATGCTGTGATTATTGCCTCTGGAATTGCTAAAAGTGGAATGAATGTTTTTGTCGCAATTTACAGTACCTTTTTACAGAGAACATATGACCAGATTTTCCATGATATTTGCCTGCAAAACCTTCCTGTAATTTTTCTTGTTGACAGGGCTGGAATAGTTGGAGAAGATGGACCAACACATCATGGAATTTTTGATATATCTTTTTTAAGAACTATACCAAATCTTAAAATTTATGCTCCTTACAGTTTAGAAACTTTAAAAGAAACTATTGAAAATTCAATTTATCAAAAAATGCCAACATTTATCAGATATCCAAGAGATATTTTACCGGAAACTATAAATGAAGAAATAAATGAAGGTAGTAGTGTAGTTATTCTGGCAGTTGGAAGTATGGCTTTAAATTCATACTTTGCATTTGAAAAACTAAAAAAAGAAAAAATTATTTTAAGTTTTATACCTGTAAATCAAATTAAACCTGTTGATGAAGTTTTAATGAAAAAAATTGAAAAATTTGATAAAATTATAACTGTAGAAGAAAATATTACATCTGGTGGTTTTGGTTCATACTTACTTGAGATTTTTTCGGATAGGAATATAAAAAAGTATATTTTTAGAATAGGATTACCTGAAACTTTTATAGAACACGGTGATAGAAATTTACTTCTTGATAAATACGGACTTTCAGTTGAAAAAATTTATGAAAAAATCAGGGAGTTTTTAAATGTTTGA
- a CDS encoding NAD(+)/NADH kinase encodes MFERIFILENKKITGIAKEKEKLENLLKSCGKTVEKKIKNPDLILTMGGDGTILKAIGLLKSPKTIIYGINYGKVGFLTNSSENIEEKIKKVLDGKFKISERILLELKIKKGNKAVYKGKVLNDFLVFRKGIRIVEIEVFIDEKSVFNFRGDGIIISTPTGSTAHSLSAGGPVIFPDNECILLTPFCPYSLNTRPLIIPSDKIVKIKISPDGKVIGDGQKEYDVEKDELIEIKKSEIKAKLIIEDNFSEKLKSKFNFGK; translated from the coding sequence ATGTTTGAAAGAATTTTTATACTTGAAAATAAAAAAATTACAGGGATTGCAAAGGAAAAAGAAAAACTTGAAAACCTGTTAAAAAGTTGTGGAAAAACTGTTGAAAAAAAAATAAAAAATCCCGACTTAATTTTAACAATGGGTGGAGATGGTACAATTTTAAAGGCAATTGGACTTCTGAAAAGTCCAAAAACAATAATTTATGGTATTAATTATGGAAAAGTTGGCTTTTTAACAAACTCTTCTGAAAATATTGAAGAGAAAATTAAAAAAGTTTTAGACGGAAAATTTAAAATTTCAGAAAGGATACTACTTGAACTTAAAATTAAAAAAGGAAATAAGGCAGTATATAAAGGTAAAGTACTTAATGATTTTTTAGTTTTTAGAAAAGGAATAAGAATAGTTGAAATTGAAGTATTTATTGATGAAAAAAGTGTATTTAATTTTAGAGGAGATGGGATAATAATTTCTACTCCAACAGGTTCAACTGCTCATTCTCTTTCAGCAGGAGGTCCTGTAATTTTTCCTGATAATGAATGTATTTTACTTACTCCTTTCTGTCCCTATTCTTTAAATACAAGACCATTGATTATTCCTTCTGATAAAATTGTTAAAATTAAGATTTCACCTGATGGAAAAGTTATAGGAGATGGACAGAAGGAATATGATGTAGAAAAAGACGAATTGATAGAAATAAAAAAAAGTGAAATCAAGGCAAAATTGATAATAGAAGATAATTTCTCTGAAAAATTAAAATCAAAATTTAACTTTGGAAAATGA
- a CDS encoding sugar phosphate isomerase/epimerase family protein, which produces MKLKIGVIPDCFRLPIKEGIKKAAELGLDGIQPYATHGDLDPKNLTKTGRDDLKHFVESLGLVISALVGDFGGHGFADPKTVEWRIERTKEVIDLAYDLGVKVVTTHIGVVPEDENDIAWKTMEESLPEVGTYAYDKGIVLATETGPEPAVLLKKLLDKIGNPGLKVNYDPANLVMVAGDDPVKGVYTLKDYIVHTHAKDGIKLPDENGKKRWKELPLGEGGVNWPEYLKAMKEIGYNGFFTIEREVGEKPEVDIIKARDFLRKLEKEIWSK; this is translated from the coding sequence ATGAAGTTAAAAATAGGAGTTATTCCGGATTGTTTTAGATTGCCAATTAAGGAAGGGATAAAGAAAGCAGCAGAACTTGGTCTTGATGGTATTCAACCTTATGCAACCCATGGTGATTTAGACCCAAAAAATTTAACAAAGACAGGAAGGGACGATTTAAAACACTTTGTTGAAAGTTTAGGGCTTGTTATAAGTGCTCTTGTAGGTGATTTTGGAGGGCATGGTTTTGCTGACCCAAAAACAGTTGAATGGAGAATAGAGAGAACAAAGGAAGTAATAGACCTTGCTTATGACCTTGGAGTTAAAGTTGTAACTACACATATAGGAGTTGTTCCTGAAGATGAGAATGATATTGCATGGAAAACGATGGAAGAATCTCTTCCAGAAGTAGGTACATATGCTTATGATAAAGGAATAGTTCTTGCCACAGAAACTGGTCCGGAACCCGCGGTTTTATTAAAAAAACTTCTTGATAAAATAGGAAATCCTGGTCTTAAAGTAAATTATGACCCTGCAAATCTTGTAATGGTTGCAGGAGATGACCCTGTAAAAGGAGTATATACATTAAAGGATTATATTGTTCACACACATGCAAAAGACGGGATTAAACTTCCTGATGAAAATGGTAAGAAAAGATGGAAGGAATTACCTCTTGGAGAAGGTGGAGTTAACTGGCCTGAATATTTAAAAGCAATGAAAGAAATTGGATATAATGGATTTTTTACTATTGAAAGAGAAGTTGGAGAAAAACCAGAAGTTGACATAATTAAAGCAAGAGATTTTTTAAGAAAACTTGAAAAGGAAATTTGGAGTAAATAA